From a region of the Enterobacter cancerogenus genome:
- the dapB gene encoding 4-hydroxy-tetrahydrodipicolinate reductase: MHDAQIRVAIAGAGGRMGRQLIQAALQLDGVALGAALEREGSSLLGTDAGELAGAGKTGVTVQSSLEAVKDDFDVFIDFTRPEGTLNHLAFCRKHGKGMVIGTTGFDDAGKQAIQDASRDIAIVFAANFSVGVNVMLKLLEKAAKVMGDYTDIEIVEAHHRYKVDAPSGTALAMGEVIAQALDKDLKDCAVYAREGHTGERVPGTIGFATVRAGDIVGEHTAIFADIGERVEITHKASSRMTFANGAVRSALWLKEKDKGLFDMRDVLDLNNL, from the coding sequence ATGCATGATGCACAGATCCGTGTCGCTATAGCGGGCGCGGGTGGACGTATGGGTCGCCAGCTTATTCAGGCGGCACTTCAGTTGGATGGCGTGGCGCTTGGCGCGGCGCTGGAACGTGAAGGCTCGTCGCTGTTGGGAACCGACGCGGGTGAGCTGGCGGGGGCAGGGAAGACGGGCGTCACCGTGCAGAGCAGCCTTGAGGCAGTAAAAGATGACTTTGACGTCTTCATTGATTTCACGCGCCCGGAAGGCACGCTGAACCATCTGGCGTTCTGCCGTAAGCACGGCAAAGGAATGGTCATTGGTACCACCGGTTTTGACGATGCCGGTAAACAGGCTATTCAGGATGCCTCGCGCGATATTGCGATTGTCTTTGCGGCGAATTTTAGCGTGGGCGTAAACGTCATGCTGAAGCTGCTTGAGAAGGCGGCAAAAGTGATGGGCGACTATACCGACATTGAGATCGTTGAAGCGCACCACCGTTACAAAGTCGATGCCCCGTCCGGCACCGCGCTGGCGATGGGCGAAGTGATTGCCCAGGCGCTGGATAAAGATCTGAAGGATTGCGCGGTCTATGCGCGTGAAGGCCACACAGGTGAACGCGTACCGGGCACGATTGGTTTCGCTACCGTCCGTGCGGGGGATATCGTCGGTGAACATACGGCGATCTTCGCCGATATTGGCGAGCGCGTTGAAATTACTCACAAAGCCTCAAGCCGCATGACCTTTGCCAACGGTGCCGTTCGATCCGCATTGTGGTTAAAAGAAAAGGATAAGGGTCTTTTTGATATGCGTGATGTGCTGGATCTTAACAATTTGTAA
- a CDS encoding LacI family DNA-binding transcriptional regulator, giving the protein MTTVTLAQVAERAGVSTATVSMVLRNRGRISQATRERVLKALDDAGYVYNQTAANLRNRSSNQVGLLLHDITNPFYGEMTAGLSHEIERHEMLLFLANSEESGERQQKFVDSLMRNNACGMVLCAARETPQTFFESLKRRNIPAIMVVRPVNDPDFDFVGTDNFLGTQMATAHLLALGHRHIAFIGGSQSSGTRAQRIGGFTSKLLEKGLSADPRWIVPSLASQSDGARVAESLFRQFPAITAAVCYQDIVALGVMQALRKMGREVGRDFALVGFDDITEAALVQPALTTVSVAAKEIGRKAGELLYSRIQGNNEPPKRIILPPALVIRESCGFS; this is encoded by the coding sequence ATGACAACTGTAACGCTGGCGCAGGTCGCTGAACGAGCAGGCGTGTCGACCGCCACGGTGTCGATGGTCTTGCGAAACCGGGGGCGGATCTCGCAAGCCACCCGTGAAAGAGTATTAAAAGCGCTGGATGACGCGGGTTATGTCTATAACCAGACGGCGGCGAATCTTCGAAACCGCAGCAGCAACCAGGTCGGGCTGCTTCTGCACGATATTACTAACCCCTTTTACGGCGAGATGACGGCCGGGCTGAGTCATGAGATTGAGCGTCACGAGATGCTGCTGTTTCTGGCGAACAGTGAAGAGTCCGGTGAGCGACAGCAAAAGTTTGTCGATTCGCTGATGCGTAATAACGCGTGCGGTATGGTGCTGTGCGCGGCCCGCGAAACGCCACAGACGTTTTTTGAGAGCCTCAAGCGTCGCAATATTCCCGCCATTATGGTGGTGCGGCCCGTTAACGATCCGGATTTCGACTTTGTCGGTACCGACAACTTTCTTGGCACCCAGATGGCGACCGCGCATCTGCTCGCCCTGGGACACCGGCATATTGCCTTTATCGGCGGGAGCCAGAGTTCCGGTACGCGTGCCCAGCGTATTGGCGGTTTTACCAGTAAGTTGCTCGAAAAAGGTCTTTCAGCGGACCCGCGATGGATTGTCCCCAGCCTGGCGAGCCAAAGCGACGGCGCACGGGTAGCCGAGAGTTTGTTCCGCCAGTTCCCGGCGATCACCGCCGCGGTCTGTTATCAGGATATCGTCGCGCTCGGCGTGATGCAGGCGCTGCGTAAAATGGGGCGCGAGGTCGGGCGTGATTTTGCCCTGGTGGGGTTTGACGATATCACCGAGGCGGCGCTGGTTCAGCCTGCGCTCACCACTGTATCGGTGGCGGCAAAAGAGATAGGTCGTAAAGCCGGAGAGCTGCTCTACAGCCGAATTCAGGGCAATAACGAGCCGCCGAAACGTATCATTCTGCCGCCTGCCCTGGTGATCAGAGAATCATGCGGTTTCAGTTAG
- a CDS encoding PTS system mannose/fructose/sorbose family transporter subunit IID, whose translation MEERKLTRKDLRRCWRAWMMHNLSSMSFERLESFGFCLSMLPVAKKLYPDADQRREMLRRHASFYNTEPQIGAIVNGMALGLEEKKANGEPIDGETINTLKVGLMGPIAGIGDSMIPGMLIPILLSIGMALAAGGNALGPLFYIVAWLAIIIPGSWFLFLKGYQMGSGSVEMLVSSKSTRLREALSLLGVFVMGGVAASYVKLGTGLEFITKDGVNIHVQQMLDGIFPQLLPLVVVLSTWYLMAKRGVSPVKAMLLLLVLAAAGVASGLFAG comes from the coding sequence ATGGAAGAACGTAAACTGACCCGTAAGGATCTGCGCCGCTGCTGGCGAGCATGGATGATGCACAACCTGTCGTCGATGAGCTTTGAGCGCCTTGAGTCATTCGGATTCTGCCTGAGCATGCTGCCGGTCGCCAAAAAACTCTACCCGGACGCCGACCAGCGGCGGGAAATGCTGCGTCGCCACGCCTCTTTCTACAATACCGAGCCGCAGATTGGTGCCATTGTTAACGGGATGGCGCTGGGCCTTGAAGAGAAAAAGGCCAACGGTGAGCCTATCGATGGTGAGACGATCAATACCCTCAAGGTTGGCCTGATGGGGCCGATCGCCGGGATCGGCGATTCGATGATCCCCGGCATGTTGATCCCTATTCTGCTCAGCATCGGTATGGCGCTGGCGGCAGGCGGTAACGCCCTGGGACCGTTGTTCTACATAGTGGCCTGGCTTGCCATTATCATACCTGGCTCCTGGTTCTTGTTCCTGAAGGGTTACCAGATGGGATCCGGTTCTGTTGAAATGCTGGTGAGCAGCAAATCGACCCGCCTGCGCGAAGCGCTGTCCCTGCTGGGTGTTTTTGTGATGGGTGGCGTCGCGGCAAGCTATGTGAAGCTGGGCACCGGGCTGGAGTTCATCACCAAAGATGGGGTTAATATCCATGTTCAGCAGATGCTCGACGGGATTTTCCCGCAGCTGCTGCCGCTGGTGGTGGTACTGAGCACCTGGTACCTGATGGCGAAACGCGGTGTGTCACCGGTTAAGGCGATGCTGCTCCTGCTGGTCCTGGCTGCCGCTGGCGTGGCGTCGGGGCTTTTTGCCGGATAA
- a CDS encoding PTS mannose/fructose/sorbose/N-acetylgalactosamine transporter subunit IIC produces the protein MIIEAALIGVLCYLGALSSPWLLGLTGGWYLITRPLVSGMLVGIILGDIKTGIMIGVAVQAVYIAMVTPGGSMPADLNFVAYPAIALGILSGKGPEVAVALAATIGIAGTILFNMMMVLNSFWNHRADNALERGDERGIYLNSAIWPQATNFILRFVPTFIAVYFGAQYISGIMDSLPAVVLSTMNVLGGILPAVGIAILLKQIIKDYSMLIYFLVGFVCIVFLKLNMVALVIVGALLALIHYNYKPESAKAVASAPVVDDEDEF, from the coding sequence ATGATTATCGAAGCGGCATTAATTGGCGTGCTCTGTTATCTGGGCGCGCTGAGCAGTCCCTGGCTGCTGGGCCTAACCGGCGGCTGGTATTTGATCACCCGCCCGCTGGTGTCAGGCATGCTGGTGGGCATTATCCTTGGCGATATTAAGACCGGGATCATGATTGGCGTGGCGGTGCAGGCAGTCTATATCGCCATGGTGACGCCGGGCGGGTCGATGCCCGCCGACCTGAACTTTGTCGCCTACCCGGCCATTGCGCTGGGTATTCTGTCGGGTAAAGGCCCGGAAGTGGCGGTGGCGCTGGCGGCTACGATCGGCATTGCCGGGACCATTCTGTTTAATATGATGATGGTGCTGAACTCCTTCTGGAACCATCGCGCGGATAACGCCCTTGAGCGCGGCGACGAGCGGGGGATCTATCTGAACAGCGCCATCTGGCCCCAGGCGACCAACTTTATTCTGCGTTTTGTTCCGACGTTCATTGCCGTCTACTTCGGCGCGCAGTATATCAGCGGCATCATGGACAGCCTGCCAGCCGTGGTGCTGTCTACCATGAACGTTTTAGGTGGGATCTTGCCCGCCGTCGGTATCGCTATCCTGCTCAAGCAGATCATCAAAGACTACAGCATGCTGATCTACTTTCTGGTGGGCTTCGTCTGCATCGTTTTCCTGAAGCTCAACATGGTTGCGCTGGTCATCGTTGGCGCGCTGCTGGCGCTGATCCACTATAACTACAAACCGGAATCCGCAAAGGCCGTCGCCTCTGCGCCGGTCGTCGATGACGAGGACGAATTCTGA
- a CDS encoding glucose-6-phosphate isomerase family protein: MKPDIIQPPQVDWQTGAFAQGHILRKTTRIADLAGVFACTDAWQNGDPQRPVYDVEILDGKTVEGSLFTGVTHLQPGKVGNEFFMTRGHFHARREQGEVYLGLRGTGLLLLQSESGKAWLEPVNAGSVHVIPGFTAHRLINTGTEVLSALAVWPTVAGHDYAALQQGFALRVTEVDGDILVREVQHG, translated from the coding sequence ATGAAACCTGACATTATCCAGCCACCGCAGGTGGACTGGCAGACCGGCGCGTTCGCGCAGGGTCATATCCTGCGTAAAACGACGCGCATTGCCGATCTGGCTGGCGTGTTTGCCTGCACTGACGCCTGGCAGAACGGCGACCCGCAACGGCCCGTTTACGACGTTGAAATCCTCGACGGTAAGACGGTCGAAGGCAGCCTGTTCACTGGCGTAACCCATCTTCAGCCCGGAAAAGTCGGCAATGAATTCTTTATGACCCGCGGCCACTTCCACGCGCGCCGGGAGCAGGGGGAAGTCTATCTCGGGCTGCGCGGGACGGGATTGCTGCTGCTGCAATCAGAGAGCGGCAAGGCGTGGCTGGAACCCGTGAACGCCGGTTCGGTACACGTCATTCCCGGCTTTACCGCACATCGTCTGATTAACACCGGCACGGAGGTACTCTCCGCGCTGGCGGTCTGGCCGACAGTCGCCGGGCATGATTATGCGGCTCTTCAGCAGGGTTTTGCGCTGAGGGTGACGGAGGTGGACGGCGACATCCTGGTGCGTGAGGTGCAGCATGGCTAA
- the ispH gene encoding 4-hydroxy-3-methylbut-2-enyl diphosphate reductase → MQILLANPRGFCAGVDRAISIVENALEIYGAPIYVRHEVVHNRYVVDSLRERGAIFIEQISEVPDGAILIFSAHGVSQAVRNEAKSRELTVFDATCPLVTKVHMEVARASRRGEESILIGHAGHPEVEGTMGQYSNPEGGMYLVESPDDVLTLNVKNEARLSFMTQTTLSVDDTSDVIDALRQRFPKIVGPRKDDICYATTNRQEAVRALAEQADVVLVVGSKNSSNSNRLAELAQRMGKAAFLIDDATDIQEAWVKNAACVGVTAGASAPDILVQNVITRLQELGGGEAVPLEGREENIVFEVPKELRIDAREVE, encoded by the coding sequence ATGCAGATCCTGTTGGCTAACCCGCGCGGTTTCTGCGCCGGTGTAGACCGCGCTATCAGCATTGTTGAAAACGCGCTGGAAATTTACGGCGCGCCAATTTACGTGCGTCATGAAGTGGTGCATAACCGCTACGTGGTCGACAGCCTGCGCGAGCGCGGTGCCATCTTTATCGAGCAGATCAGCGAAGTGCCGGACGGCGCGATCCTGATCTTCTCCGCCCACGGCGTGTCCCAGGCGGTGCGTAACGAAGCGAAAAGCCGTGAACTGACCGTTTTCGATGCAACCTGTCCGCTGGTGACCAAGGTGCATATGGAAGTGGCGCGCGCCAGCCGTCGCGGTGAAGAGTCGATTCTGATTGGTCACGCGGGCCACCCGGAAGTCGAGGGCACCATGGGCCAGTACAGTAACCCGGAAGGGGGCATGTATCTGGTCGAGTCGCCGGACGATGTGCTGACGCTTAACGTCAAAAACGAAGCCCGGCTGTCGTTTATGACCCAGACGACGCTCTCCGTGGACGACACCTCAGACGTGATTGACGCGCTGCGTCAGCGCTTCCCGAAGATCGTCGGGCCGCGTAAAGATGATATCTGCTACGCCACCACCAACCGTCAGGAAGCGGTGCGCGCGCTGGCTGAACAGGCGGATGTGGTGCTGGTGGTCGGTTCGAAAAACTCCTCTAACTCTAACCGTCTGGCCGAGCTGGCCCAGCGTATGGGGAAAGCGGCGTTTCTGATCGACGACGCGACGGATATCCAGGAAGCGTGGGTGAAAAATGCAGCCTGTGTTGGCGTCACGGCCGGGGCTTCCGCGCCGGATATCCTGGTGCAGAATGTCATTACCCGACTGCAGGAACTCGGCGGCGGCGAAGCGGTTCCGCTGGAAGGACGCGAAGAGAACATTGTCTTCGAAGTGCCGAAAGAGTTGCGTATCGATGCGCGCGAAGTCGAGTAA
- a CDS encoding PTS sugar transporter subunit IIA, which yields MINIIVASHGPMANAMLDSARMVYGDLPYCYAVTLTGEAGIEGFKQNFARVLAQASQHAEGVLVLCDMQSGTPWNVASSAAFSPDTTPPVAVLGGVNLPMLLQTDEIHALADVDAAASLLLALTQPTLVVAAPASAVQSDDF from the coding sequence ATGATTAACATCATTGTGGCCTCTCACGGGCCGATGGCAAACGCGATGCTCGACAGCGCCCGCATGGTTTACGGCGATCTGCCCTACTGCTATGCCGTTACGCTCACCGGTGAGGCGGGAATTGAAGGCTTTAAGCAGAACTTTGCCCGCGTGCTGGCTCAGGCCTCACAACACGCAGAGGGTGTACTGGTGCTGTGCGATATGCAAAGCGGCACGCCGTGGAACGTCGCCAGCAGCGCCGCCTTTTCGCCAGACACCACGCCGCCGGTGGCGGTGCTGGGCGGGGTAAATCTGCCGATGCTGCTGCAAACCGATGAGATCCACGCGCTTGCCGACGTGGACGCCGCGGCCAGCCTGCTGCTGGCGCTCACCCAACCCACGCTGGTGGTAGCTGCTCCCGCTTCTGCCGTGCAATCCGACGACTTTTGA
- a CDS encoding PTS system mannose/fructose/N-acetylgalactosamine-transporter subunit IIB encodes MSISFVRIDDRVIHGQLITRWAKELPCDGIVAIDDAVAADPLLSSVMKGAVSDTKVWLFDTATAIEKLPKVIASDKRYFVIGKSPLTLQRIEQAGISLKNSNGKINVGPMSARAETTTIGPNQSVNAEEIAAFDWLNAQGHLIEFRLVPDASSYSWQDARQKLK; translated from the coding sequence ATGAGCATTTCTTTTGTACGCATCGATGACCGCGTGATCCACGGGCAGCTCATCACACGCTGGGCCAAAGAGCTGCCCTGCGACGGTATCGTGGCCATTGACGACGCCGTGGCGGCCGATCCCCTTCTCTCTTCCGTCATGAAAGGTGCCGTCTCCGACACCAAAGTCTGGCTTTTTGATACCGCAACGGCGATTGAAAAATTGCCGAAGGTCATCGCCAGCGACAAGCGCTATTTCGTTATTGGCAAATCGCCCCTCACCCTGCAGCGCATTGAACAGGCCGGTATCAGCCTGAAAAACAGTAACGGCAAAATCAACGTTGGCCCGATGAGCGCCCGCGCGGAGACCACCACTATTGGCCCGAACCAGTCGGTCAACGCAGAGGAGATCGCGGCGTTTGACTGGCTTAACGCTCAGGGGCATCTCATTGAATTTCGGCTGGTACCGGATGCCAGCAGCTACAGCTGGCAGGATGCCCGGCAAAAGCTGAAATAA
- the fkpB gene encoding FKBP-type peptidyl-prolyl cis-trans isomerase, translating into MSKSVQSNSAVLVHFTLKLDDGSTAESTRNNGKPALFRLGDTSLSEGLEQQLLGLKEGEKKVFSLEPDAAFGVPSPDLIQYFSRREFMDAGEPEIGAIMLFTAMDGSEMPGVIREINGDSITVDFNHPLAGRTVHFDVEVLEIDPALEA; encoded by the coding sequence ATGTCTAAATCCGTACAGAGCAACAGCGCAGTCCTCGTTCACTTCACGCTGAAGCTGGACGATGGCTCAACGGCCGAGTCTACCCGTAACAACGGCAAACCTGCCCTGTTCCGTCTTGGCGATACCTCACTGTCTGAAGGTCTTGAGCAACAGCTGCTGGGCCTGAAAGAGGGCGAGAAGAAGGTCTTTTCGCTGGAGCCGGATGCGGCGTTTGGCGTGCCAAGCCCGGACCTGATCCAGTATTTCTCGCGCCGTGAGTTTATGGACGCGGGCGAGCCGGAAATCGGGGCTATCATGCTCTTTACCGCTATGGACGGCAGCGAAATGCCTGGCGTGATCCGTGAAATCAACGGCGATTCTATCACCGTCGACTTCAACCATCCGCTTGCCGGGCGTACCGTTCATTTTGATGTAGAAGTGCTGGAGATCGATCCGGCACTGGAGGCCTGA
- the lspA gene encoding signal peptidase II translates to MSKPLSSTGLRWLWLVVVVLIIDLGSKFLILQNFALGETVSLFPSLNLHYARNYGAAFSFLADSGGWQRWFFAGIAMGICVVLAVMMYRSKATQKLNNIAYALIIGGALGNLFDRLWHGFVVDMIDFYVGDWHFATFNLADSAICVGAALIVLEGFLPKPAAKEQV, encoded by the coding sequence ATGAGTAAACCATTAAGTTCAACAGGACTGCGCTGGCTGTGGCTGGTTGTGGTGGTGCTGATTATCGATCTGGGCAGCAAATTCCTGATCCTCCAGAACTTCGCTCTGGGGGAGACGGTTTCCCTGTTCCCGTCCCTTAATCTGCATTACGCGCGCAACTACGGCGCGGCGTTCAGTTTTCTTGCTGACAGCGGTGGCTGGCAGCGCTGGTTCTTCGCGGGTATCGCAATGGGTATCTGCGTGGTGCTGGCGGTGATGATGTACCGTTCAAAGGCCACGCAGAAGCTGAATAACATCGCCTACGCGCTGATCATTGGCGGTGCGTTAGGCAACCTGTTTGACCGCCTGTGGCACGGCTTCGTGGTCGATATGATCGACTTCTACGTCGGCGACTGGCACTTCGCCACCTTTAACCTGGCCGATAGCGCAATTTGTGTCGGTGCGGCGTTAATCGTGCTGGAAGGCTTCTTGCCGAAACCGGCCGCGAAAGAGCAGGTGTAA
- a CDS encoding class I mannose-6-phosphate isomerase, translating to MTYPPYNKHPEVSVRGFDAHAWRGWNDIITALNTRVLTSRKTVLVIDCYPGVRLEELERNVLARFGNAVRINVETARRDEHTLSEMLARNLTDDRVFGVLSCHQLAEFFDAEALTALQKQVAEAAGLVIVYGSGAALVHPGDVLVYADMPRWEIQQRMRAGELGNWGIENLTEDMLRRYKRAFFVEWRVFDRHKTPLLKRCDFLLDTTQADAPAMVSGEALRAGLKQTTQQPFRVVPFFDPGVWGGQWMKQRFDLDPAKPNYAWCFDCVPEENSLLMRFGDVRIEIPSIDVVLLQPRALLGEKVHARFGAEFPIRFDFLDTVGGQNLSFQVHPLTEYIQQQFGMHYTQDESYYILDAEPGAVVYLGTQTGTRPEAMMDDLRQAARGEKPFDDARFVNQIPAKKHDHFLIPAGTVHCSGAGTMVLEISATPYIFTFKLWDWGRLGLDGLPRPVHLDHGEQVIDWQRDTQWVNDHLVNRIEPVAEGEGWREERTGLHEREFIETRRHWFSGPVVHHTEGGVNVLNLVEGDEARVDSPSGAFEPFVVHYAETFIIPAAVGEYRITPWGKGSGQQLATVKAWVRG from the coding sequence ATGACTTATCCCCCTTATAACAAACATCCTGAAGTCTCTGTTCGGGGCTTTGACGCTCACGCATGGCGTGGGTGGAACGACATTATTACGGCGCTTAACACCAGGGTCCTGACGTCCCGGAAAACCGTGCTGGTTATCGATTGCTATCCTGGCGTCCGTCTGGAGGAGCTGGAGCGTAATGTGCTTGCCCGGTTCGGCAACGCAGTGCGGATAAACGTCGAAACGGCCCGCCGCGACGAGCACACGCTTAGCGAGATGCTGGCCCGCAACCTGACGGATGACCGCGTGTTTGGCGTGCTCTCCTGCCACCAGCTCGCCGAGTTTTTTGATGCCGAAGCATTAACGGCCCTGCAAAAGCAGGTGGCCGAGGCGGCGGGACTGGTGATTGTGTATGGCTCCGGTGCCGCTCTGGTCCATCCGGGCGATGTGCTGGTGTACGCCGATATGCCGCGCTGGGAAATTCAGCAGCGCATGCGCGCAGGCGAGCTGGGTAACTGGGGTATTGAAAACCTCACTGAAGATATGCTGCGCCGGTATAAACGCGCCTTTTTCGTTGAGTGGCGCGTCTTTGACCGACACAAAACGCCGCTGCTCAAGCGCTGTGATTTCCTGCTTGATACCACCCAGGCCGACGCACCGGCCATGGTCAGCGGCGAGGCACTTCGCGCGGGGCTTAAGCAGACCACACAGCAGCCGTTCCGCGTTGTCCCCTTCTTTGATCCCGGCGTCTGGGGCGGCCAGTGGATGAAACAACGATTCGATCTCGATCCAGCGAAGCCTAACTACGCATGGTGTTTTGACTGCGTGCCCGAGGAAAACAGCCTGCTGATGCGGTTTGGCGACGTTCGGATCGAGATCCCCTCCATTGATGTCGTTCTGTTGCAACCGCGCGCGCTGCTGGGCGAAAAGGTTCACGCCCGCTTCGGGGCCGAGTTCCCCATCCGCTTTGATTTTCTTGATACCGTCGGGGGGCAGAATCTGAGTTTTCAGGTGCATCCGCTGACGGAGTACATTCAGCAGCAGTTTGGCATGCATTACACCCAGGATGAGAGCTACTACATTCTCGACGCCGAGCCGGGGGCCGTGGTCTATCTCGGCACCCAAACAGGCACCCGGCCTGAAGCGATGATGGACGATCTGCGCCAGGCCGCGCGGGGCGAAAAGCCGTTCGACGATGCACGCTTTGTGAATCAAATCCCCGCCAAAAAACACGATCACTTTCTCATCCCGGCCGGAACCGTACATTGTTCAGGTGCCGGCACCATGGTGCTTGAGATCAGCGCCACCCCGTACATTTTCACCTTTAAGCTCTGGGACTGGGGCCGCCTGGGTCTTGATGGCTTACCGCGCCCGGTTCACCTCGATCACGGCGAGCAGGTTATCGACTGGCAGCGCGATACCCAATGGGTAAATGACCACCTGGTCAACCGGATTGAACCGGTGGCGGAGGGTGAAGGCTGGCGTGAAGAACGAACCGGACTGCACGAACGTGAATTTATCGAAACACGCCGCCACTGGTTTAGCGGCCCGGTCGTTCACCACACTGAAGGCGGCGTCAACGTGCTTAATCTGGTTGAGGGCGACGAAGCGCGCGTCGACAGCCCGAGCGGCGCGTTTGAACCTTTCGTCGTGCATTACGCAGAGACGTTTATCATTCCTGCCGCCGTAGGGGAATACCGAATCACACCGTGGGGCAAAGGCTCAGGCCAGCAGCTCGCCACCGTTAAAGCCTGGGTCAGGGGGTAA
- a CDS encoding glucose-6-phosphate isomerase family protein — protein sequence MANYGLDMQIHHRPLGFSYGEEVTGPMPEIRRLDQIRSSLRDPDCQGPEEVYAIAMDVARMQDRDELSKRMLLFGVVTYAAGQLGDEPVRSQGHVHRISQHSGWSPPELYEIWQGTAIIYMQERVENDPGRCFAVIAHEGEKVLVPPGWGHATLSADPDVPLTFGAWCDREYGFEYEAVRAHKGLAWYPLMQDRQVVWQHNPRYAPGRLQVITPRRYDEFGITAEPIYQQFIADPARFQFISRPDKVAALWQNFHP from the coding sequence ATGGCTAATTACGGGCTGGATATGCAGATACATCATCGGCCGCTCGGCTTTTCATACGGAGAAGAGGTCACAGGCCCGATGCCGGAGATCCGCCGTCTGGATCAGATCCGCTCGTCGCTGCGCGATCCGGACTGTCAGGGGCCGGAAGAGGTGTACGCTATTGCGATGGACGTGGCGCGAATGCAGGACAGGGATGAGCTGAGCAAACGGATGCTGCTGTTTGGCGTGGTGACCTATGCCGCCGGACAGCTTGGCGACGAGCCCGTGCGCAGCCAGGGGCATGTTCATCGCATCAGCCAGCACAGCGGCTGGTCGCCGCCAGAGCTGTATGAGATCTGGCAGGGGACCGCCATTATTTATATGCAGGAGCGGGTTGAAAACGATCCGGGCCGCTGCTTTGCCGTGATCGCTCACGAAGGCGAGAAGGTGCTGGTTCCACCGGGCTGGGGCCATGCCACACTCTCCGCCGATCCGGATGTTCCGCTGACGTTTGGCGCCTGGTGCGACCGGGAATATGGTTTTGAGTACGAGGCCGTGCGGGCCCATAAAGGGCTGGCCTGGTATCCGCTGATGCAGGACCGGCAGGTCGTCTGGCAGCATAACCCACGCTATGCGCCGGGACGGTTACAGGTCATCACGCCGCGTCGGTATGATGAGTTTGGTATTACTGCGGAGCCCATTTACCAGCAGTTTATTGCCGATCCGGCGCGCTTTCAGTTTATCTCCCGGCCCGATAAAGTCGCCGCGCTGTGGCAGAATTTTCACCCATAA